In Prunus dulcis chromosome 1, ALMONDv2, whole genome shotgun sequence, the following are encoded in one genomic region:
- the LOC117613973 gene encoding PR5-like receptor kinase translates to MVLVVIVCCLKRKLAYDSFIFFWKNQGQDRQIVEAFLRSYGPLQVRRYSYLEVKKMTNSFKEKLGKGGYGSVYKGKSNDGSLVAVKVLSKLKGNGEEFMNEVAAISRTSHVNIVSLLGFCFEGSEKALIYEFMPNGSLEKFIFDANSPNRDHDHHLGWEQLDQISLGIARGLEYLHRGCNARILHFDIKPHNILLDENFTPKVSDFGLAKICNMKESIVSMACARGTAGYIAPEVFCRNFGAVSHKSDVYSYGMMLSEMVGGRRNINAEAEDTSEIYFPHWIYKRIELDEELGLPSIMNEEDKVRARKMIIVSLWCIQTDPSNRPAMKQVIDMLEGSVDCLQIPPKPYLSSPPKYAVGSSTATLVSTQ, encoded by the coding sequence ATGGTTCTAGTTGTTATTGTTTGCTGCTTAAAGAGAAAGTTAGCATATGATagctttattttcttctggAAGAATCAAGGCCAAGATCGTCAAATTGTTGAGGCCTTTCTAAGGAGCTATGGGCCACTTCAAGTTAGAAGATATAGCTATTTGGAGGtcaagaaaatgaccaattccttcaaagaaaaattaggaaaaGGGGGCTACGGTAGTGTATACAAGGGAAAATCAAATGACGGCAGTCTTGTAGCGGTGAAGGTCTTGAGCAAATTAAAAGGTAATGGAGAAGAATTTATGAATGAGGTGGCAGCCATTAGTCGCACTTCCCATGTCAACATAGTAAGCTTGttggggttttgttttgagggTTCAGAAAAAGCTCTCATCTATGAATTCATGCCTAACGGCTCACTTGAGAAGTTCATATTTGATGCAAATTCCCCCAACAGAGATCATGATCATCACTTGGGATGGGAGCAATTGGATCAAATTTCACTCGGCATTGCTCGAGGATTGGAGTATTTACATCGGGGTTGCAATGCAAGAATTCTGCATTTTGACATCAAGCCTCATAACATTCTTCTTGATGAAAATTTCACACCAAAAGTCTCTGATTTTGGCCTTGCTAAGATATGCAACATGAAAGAGAGCATTGTGTCAATGGCGTGTGCAAGAGGCACTGCTGGCTACATTGCTCCAGAAGTATTCTGTAGGAATTTTGGAGCGGTCTCGCACAAGTCAGATGTATATAGCTACGGGATGATGCTTTCGGAGATGGTTGGAGGAAGAAGGAACATCAATGCCGAAGCTGAAGATACAAGTGAAATATATTTTCCACACTGGATTTACAAGCGTATTGAACTTGATGAAGAACTTGGTCTGCCGAGCATAATGAATGAGGAAGACAAAGTAAGAGCAAGGAAGATGATAATAGTGAGCTTGTGGTGCATACAAACAGACCCTTCAAACAGGCCAGCGATGAAACAAGTGATAGATATGTTGGAAGGCAGCGTTGATTGCTTGCAGATACCACCCAAGCCTTACTTGTCTTCTCCACCAAAGTACGCCGTAGGTTCTTCTACTGCTACATTGGTCTCAACACAATAG